In the Candidatus Poribacteria bacterium genome, one interval contains:
- a CDS encoding ATP-binding protein produces the protein MKDILPLFTQLLEKADNLLNLLDARTVLAPSEYLDDYIAFRWREQNGSGHLIPVKHPNLVGLSDLLGIERQSMELDRNTRQFLQGLPANHVLLWGDRGTGKSSLVKGMLSRYADEGLRLIGVSKEGLAHLQEITEVLWERPERYILFCDDLAFNEDEPEYRELKAMLEGGISACPDNVLIYATSNRRHLMPRQVRENRYPQNDEDELYPREATEEKVSLSDRFGLRLAFQRISQDTYLQIVSHYAQKHGLSVPTEALHRAALEWEASSSGRSGRVAYQFVADLAGRLALTTDN, from the coding sequence ATGAAAGACATTTTACCACTTTTCACGCAGCTGCTTGAAAAAGCCGATAACTTGCTAAACCTTTTGGACGCACGCACAGTGCTGGCACCAAGCGAATATCTTGATGATTACATCGCTTTCCGGTGGCGGGAGCAGAATGGGTCGGGACACCTAATTCCAGTTAAACATCCCAATCTTGTCGGGCTATCGGATTTGCTCGGGATAGAGAGGCAGTCTATGGAACTGGATCGGAACACACGGCAGTTTCTGCAAGGGCTGCCTGCTAACCACGTTCTGTTATGGGGCGACCGTGGCACTGGTAAATCTTCGCTTGTGAAGGGGATGCTATCGCGCTATGCCGATGAGGGACTTCGGTTAATCGGAGTCAGTAAAGAAGGGCTTGCGCACCTGCAGGAGATTACCGAGGTGTTGTGGGAGCGTCCAGAACGCTATATCCTTTTTTGCGACGACCTCGCCTTTAACGAAGATGAACCGGAATACCGCGAGTTGAAAGCGATGTTGGAAGGTGGAATTTCTGCTTGCCCGGACAACGTTCTCATCTATGCTACCTCGAATCGTCGGCACCTGATGCCTCGACAGGTACGCGAAAACCGGTATCCACAGAACGATGAAGATGAATTATATCCGCGCGAGGCGACGGAAGAAAAGGTCTCATTAAGCGACCGTTTTGGGTTGCGCCTCGCTTTCCAACGGATTTCACAGGACACCTACTTGCAGATTGTCTCCCATTACGCGCAGAAACACGGTCTCTCCGTTCCGACGGAAGCATTACACCGAGCCGCGTTGGAATGGGAGGCATCCTCAAGTGGGCGTTCAGGACGCGTCGCCTATCAGTTTGTTGCGGACCTCGCTGGACGATTGGCACTTACTACCGACAACTGA